In Chryseobacterium gleum, a single genomic region encodes these proteins:
- a CDS encoding type I polyketide synthase: MKKLTIIGLTPFEKPDVNLMLKLHQAGAFPVLSLGEELITAQEALHQLDQIDVPSYGIYFSNDISSALQISEKVRFAILPFGMSAPSNLPLIYQVTSLEEAIQAEQSGAEGIIIKGNEAGGLVGYESTFVLFQRVINEIRNITVWVQGGIGPHTAAASKALGATGIVLDSQLALFPESSVPKDLKEICSKLNGTETKVIANHRVLVRPHSPALPENTTAEELKKFFYGLDLNTCYIPMGQDISLAADLYEDFKTLKKLVFGFKEAMYGHLKQAKALKVVDKENALARDLGLQYPIAQGPMTRVSDVPLFANAVADAGALPFVALSLLKGESAKSLVMDTKKLAGEKTWGVGILGFAPQELRDEQTSYILEAKPPVVLIAGGRPAQAKIFEKAGIKSFLHVPSPALLDIFLKEGAKNFIFEGRECGGHVGPLASTVLWEKQIERILKEDHPEDISVFFAGGIHNAFSTAFVSIMTAPLAARGVKIGVLMGTAYLYTHEAVQTGAIQEEFQLQAMQAKDTVLLETAPGHETRCLNTAFAHYFNQEKAKLLAAGMDKKEVWEQLEKLNVGRLRIAAKGIERQGDQLVSIPKDDQLDLGMYMIGQVATMHNRVISLADLHQSIVDNHKYVQNAALPEEPVFTEKPLDIAIVGMECIFPGAKNLDEYWRNIILGKDSVTEVPDERWNKELYYHPDSDGPDVSHSKWGGFIPKIDFDPLAFGIPPQSLAAIEPTQLLTLLVAKRAMEDAGYGEKQINRENISVIIGAEGGNDLANSYSFRGYYKQVFGELHEEVKEAFPHTTEDSFPGILANVIAGRITNRLDLGGRNFTVDAACASSLAAIDLACQELVLGKSDMVLAGGADLHNGINDYLMFSSTHALSRKGRCATFDGDADGIALGEGIAILVLKRYEDAVRDGDRIYSVIKGVGGSSDGKALGLTAPRKIGQVRALERAYSQAGISPASVGLVEAHGTGTVVGDKTELSALTNLFSRSGALPGQTHLGSVKTQIGHTKCAAGLAGLIKASLAVYHGVKPPTLHLQHPNAYYNAETSPFAFHAESGLWSEKNRYAGISAFGFGGTNFHTVIANHPKQDDSIVMQSWPSELFVFRGDTYEEAKGQSGQVKALLEINDGIPLQDIAYSLSISSEKPIQFSIVADTVEDLMMKLELVLLGIETKDTFTVNKKEGKVAFTFPGQGSQRINMARDLFVVFPAMRKIIDEYPELEKVVFPSKTFNEADVKRQKETIKDTRLAQPLLGIVDLALAKFLESLGIIPDMLAGHSYGEIPALCFAGVFGEDKLVDLSVKRAQSILDSVEGGDPGSMLAASATAERLQPIIAKVEGCYPVNFNAPTQCVIAGNTDAINKLLEVLKQEGISAKKLEVACAFHSPLLAKSKDLYAEVLKDVPFGEMQIPVWSNTTAEVYPSNPSEIKERLTDHLVQPVRFVEQLQAMYNDGARIFIEVGPGKVLTGLTKSCLEKDQLTLYVEDNSHNKFSHLLCMLAQYLGTGRSFNISKLFDGRSVKVIDLNQPGLYKKSPAIWRVNGQTAYPTHGNLPSNGALPLINPIPMNNFTTNQQAPAAEAQSTAERMLQEYLNSMKLMIQAQRDVMLSFMGQNPQAFPAPVYHSLVQAPAQQPVSAIPVQHIQQEVAVAVKQAPSKDIKSLLLQVVSDKTGYPQEMLGMEMDLEADLSIDSIKRVEIIGTLRNELGTLGNGNTSEDSVMEQLAGIKTLSGLVSWLTEFSGAETIAASEKNGSAAESIASKPQAQPTFSLEDLQNAILNIVSEKTGYPKEMLGLDLDLEADLSIDSIKRMEIIGDLKTKIGFGQNLEQADDVMEKLAAIKTLRGLASWISEMNGESNETTQDVKETNAVEPTQNVLSRLRFDITPTDASLVQNTEVLQGKRFAITQDNSKHSSAIKEALEKHGAIVELADAEKDLSDIDGLIMLDLFSAADKPSIIDHVDLIKKLDFDKAKWVYLISDIPAHLQEITDVSVLRHHQGYPGLFKSLAREFDNTACRLISLSTPQEVNQIAEITLKEILTNDKPAEIIYKNDQRHKVDIIPSPLSTSLSEAHIQLDQKSVVLVLGGAQGITAELVKHMSQAYPCTYILVGRSADPRNEISAKDFEGMKTKEEIRSFLIRSGQFTSPAEIEKETTKIFKNNQILRTIRDMEELGNTIIYQSLDLCDEEGLSNLISSIYEKYERLDGVIHGAGLLEDKLFKQKTTSSFGRVFDTKVKPLRVLAEQLREDCQFVVLFSSIASVYGNKGQTDYAAANSVLDDYANALNKRLKGKVISINWGPWKGAGMVSSTLESEYERRGISMIPLDEGKEIFLNEIKYGTESQVLIMSGNNW, translated from the coding sequence ATGAAAAAATTAACCATTATTGGACTAACGCCTTTTGAAAAACCGGACGTTAACCTTATGCTTAAACTGCATCAGGCGGGTGCATTTCCCGTCCTGAGTTTAGGAGAAGAGCTTATAACTGCCCAGGAAGCGTTACATCAACTTGATCAGATAGACGTACCATCGTATGGTATTTATTTTTCTAACGACATTTCCTCTGCCCTTCAGATTTCTGAAAAAGTAAGATTTGCCATTCTTCCGTTCGGAATGTCTGCGCCTTCCAACCTGCCTCTTATTTATCAGGTAACCAGTTTGGAAGAAGCCATACAGGCTGAACAATCGGGAGCAGAAGGAATCATTATTAAAGGAAATGAAGCAGGCGGACTGGTAGGATATGAATCCACGTTTGTATTGTTCCAGCGTGTGATCAATGAAATCCGGAATATTACGGTGTGGGTACAGGGAGGGATAGGTCCCCATACCGCAGCGGCATCAAAGGCATTGGGAGCAACAGGAATTGTACTGGACAGTCAGCTTGCCCTGTTTCCTGAAAGTTCAGTTCCAAAAGATCTGAAAGAAATTTGCTCAAAACTGAATGGTACAGAAACTAAGGTGATTGCTAACCATCGCGTACTGGTAAGACCCCACTCACCCGCTTTACCTGAAAATACTACTGCTGAAGAGCTGAAAAAATTCTTTTACGGTCTCGACCTTAATACATGTTATATCCCTATGGGACAAGACATTTCACTGGCCGCAGACCTGTATGAAGACTTTAAAACACTGAAAAAACTGGTTTTCGGATTTAAAGAAGCCATGTACGGACACCTGAAGCAGGCAAAGGCGCTTAAGGTCGTTGATAAAGAAAACGCTTTAGCCCGGGATCTTGGTCTGCAATATCCTATTGCTCAAGGTCCTATGACCCGAGTAAGTGATGTTCCTTTATTCGCCAATGCGGTTGCAGATGCCGGAGCCTTACCTTTCGTGGCCTTATCCTTACTAAAAGGAGAATCAGCAAAATCTCTGGTAATGGACACCAAAAAACTGGCTGGTGAAAAAACATGGGGTGTAGGAATATTAGGATTTGCCCCACAGGAATTGAGAGATGAACAGACTTCCTATATATTAGAAGCAAAACCTCCTGTTGTTTTAATTGCAGGCGGAAGACCTGCTCAGGCCAAAATATTTGAAAAAGCAGGTATAAAATCATTTTTGCATGTTCCCTCTCCTGCTCTTCTGGATATTTTCCTGAAAGAAGGTGCTAAAAATTTCATTTTTGAAGGACGCGAGTGCGGAGGCCACGTAGGACCACTGGCCAGTACGGTTCTTTGGGAAAAACAGATTGAACGTATTTTAAAAGAGGATCATCCGGAAGACATCAGTGTCTTTTTTGCCGGAGGAATTCATAACGCATTTTCAACAGCGTTTGTATCCATCATGACCGCGCCATTAGCGGCAAGAGGAGTAAAAATCGGGGTATTGATGGGAACAGCCTATCTGTATACTCATGAAGCTGTACAAACCGGAGCCATCCAGGAAGAATTCCAGTTGCAGGCCATGCAGGCGAAAGATACAGTCTTACTGGAAACAGCTCCCGGACATGAAACCCGTTGCTTAAATACAGCATTTGCCCATTATTTCAACCAGGAAAAAGCGAAACTTCTGGCAGCCGGAATGGATAAAAAAGAGGTATGGGAACAGCTTGAAAAATTAAATGTAGGCCGCTTACGTATTGCAGCTAAAGGTATAGAACGCCAGGGCGATCAACTTGTCAGCATTCCTAAAGATGACCAACTAGACTTAGGAATGTACATGATTGGCCAGGTAGCTACGATGCACAACCGTGTAATCTCGTTGGCAGACCTTCACCAAAGTATCGTAGACAATCATAAATATGTTCAGAATGCAGCATTGCCTGAAGAACCTGTTTTTACAGAAAAACCTTTGGACATCGCCATCGTAGGAATGGAATGTATCTTCCCGGGTGCTAAAAATCTGGATGAATACTGGAGAAATATTATTTTAGGAAAAGACAGTGTTACCGAAGTGCCGGATGAAAGATGGAATAAAGAATTGTATTACCACCCGGATTCTGATGGTCCGGATGTATCTCACTCCAAATGGGGAGGCTTTATTCCTAAAATTGATTTTGATCCGCTGGCATTCGGAATTCCGCCACAATCTCTGGCAGCCATTGAACCAACACAATTGCTGACGTTATTGGTTGCAAAACGTGCAATGGAAGATGCAGGATATGGTGAAAAACAAATCAACAGAGAAAACATTTCTGTTATCATAGGTGCTGAAGGCGGTAATGACCTTGCCAACAGCTATAGTTTCAGAGGATATTATAAACAGGTTTTCGGAGAACTTCACGAAGAAGTAAAAGAAGCCTTCCCGCATACTACAGAAGACTCATTCCCGGGTATTCTTGCCAATGTAATTGCCGGTAGAATTACAAACCGGCTGGATCTCGGCGGCAGAAACTTTACCGTAGATGCAGCCTGTGCTTCTTCCCTGGCAGCTATTGATCTGGCTTGCCAGGAACTTGTATTGGGAAAATCTGATATGGTTCTTGCAGGAGGAGCAGATTTACACAACGGGATTAACGATTACCTGATGTTCTCCAGTACACATGCTTTATCCCGAAAAGGAAGATGTGCTACATTTGACGGTGATGCAGACGGTATTGCCCTCGGGGAAGGTATTGCTATCCTTGTTTTAAAAAGATATGAAGATGCTGTACGTGACGGTGACCGTATCTATTCCGTGATCAAAGGTGTTGGCGGATCCAGTGACGGTAAAGCACTTGGGCTTACTGCTCCAAGAAAAATAGGCCAGGTAAGAGCCTTGGAACGCGCCTATTCCCAGGCAGGGATAAGTCCGGCTTCCGTAGGTCTTGTAGAAGCACACGGTACGGGAACGGTAGTAGGTGACAAAACAGAACTGAGTGCATTAACGAATTTGTTCAGCCGTTCAGGGGCTTTACCGGGTCAGACTCATTTAGGTTCGGTAAAAACACAGATCGGACATACCAAGTGTGCTGCAGGATTAGCAGGATTAATCAAAGCTTCCCTTGCTGTATATCACGGGGTAAAGCCACCTACCTTACATCTTCAGCATCCTAACGCTTATTATAATGCTGAAACCAGTCCGTTTGCATTCCATGCAGAAAGCGGGTTATGGTCTGAGAAAAACCGTTATGCAGGAATCAGTGCTTTCGGATTTGGAGGAACCAACTTCCATACGGTCATTGCCAACCATCCTAAACAAGATGATTCAATCGTAATGCAGTCATGGCCTTCAGAATTGTTTGTTTTCCGTGGAGATACCTATGAAGAAGCAAAAGGACAATCCGGCCAGGTAAAAGCTTTATTGGAAATTAATGATGGTATTCCGTTACAGGATATTGCCTACAGCTTAAGCATCAGTTCAGAAAAACCGATCCAGTTCAGCATCGTGGCAGACACTGTGGAAGATCTGATGATGAAACTTGAACTGGTATTACTGGGAATTGAGACAAAAGACACCTTTACCGTAAATAAAAAAGAAGGTAAAGTAGCTTTCACATTCCCGGGACAGGGCAGCCAGAGAATTAATATGGCTCGTGATCTATTCGTAGTTTTCCCGGCTATGCGTAAGATTATTGATGAGTACCCTGAACTTGAAAAAGTGGTTTTCCCGTCCAAAACATTCAATGAAGCTGATGTAAAAAGACAAAAAGAAACCATTAAAGATACCCGCTTAGCACAACCGCTTTTAGGAATTGTTGATCTTGCATTGGCTAAATTCCTGGAATCATTAGGTATTATCCCGGATATGCTGGCAGGTCACAGCTACGGTGAAATTCCGGCATTATGCTTTGCAGGAGTATTTGGAGAAGATAAACTGGTGGACTTAAGTGTTAAGAGAGCACAGTCTATCTTAGATTCTGTAGAAGGCGGAGATCCAGGTTCAATGCTGGCAGCAAGTGCTACAGCAGAACGTTTACAACCGATCATTGCTAAAGTAGAAGGATGCTATCCTGTCAACTTTAATGCTCCTACACAATGTGTCATTGCTGGAAATACAGATGCGATCAATAAATTGCTGGAAGTTCTTAAACAGGAAGGTATTTCTGCTAAAAAGCTTGAAGTTGCCTGTGCATTCCACAGTCCGTTATTAGCAAAATCCAAGGATTTATATGCTGAAGTACTTAAAGATGTTCCTTTCGGCGAAATGCAGATTCCGGTATGGTCCAATACGACTGCAGAAGTATATCCTTCAAATCCATCTGAAATAAAAGAAAGACTTACCGATCATCTGGTACAGCCTGTAAGATTTGTAGAACAGCTGCAGGCAATGTATAACGATGGAGCAAGAATATTCATCGAAGTAGGTCCGGGAAAAGTTCTTACCGGACTGACCAAATCCTGCCTGGAAAAAGATCAGCTTACCCTATATGTTGAAGACAACAGCCATAATAAATTCAGCCATCTTCTTTGCATGCTGGCACAATATTTAGGAACAGGCCGAAGCTTCAATATCAGTAAACTTTTCGATGGACGCAGTGTAAAGGTTATTGATCTTAACCAACCCGGGCTTTACAAGAAAAGCCCTGCCATCTGGCGTGTAAACGGGCAAACCGCCTACCCAACTCATGGTAATCTGCCTTCCAATGGTGCATTACCACTCATAAATCCTATTCCCATGAACAATTTTACTACAAATCAACAGGCACCGGCAGCTGAAGCACAATCTACCGCCGAACGTATGCTGCAGGAATATTTAAACAGTATGAAATTAATGATACAGGCACAGCGTGACGTGATGCTTTCCTTTATGGGACAGAATCCGCAGGCATTCCCGGCTCCTGTATATCATTCACTGGTGCAGGCTCCGGCTCAACAGCCAGTCTCTGCTATTCCGGTTCAGCATATTCAACAGGAAGTAGCTGTTGCTGTGAAACAGGCTCCTTCAAAAGATATCAAATCCTTACTGCTGCAGGTGGTAAGTGACAAAACAGGATATCCTCAGGAAATGCTGGGTATGGAAATGGATCTTGAAGCGGATTTAAGTATTGATTCTATTAAAAGAGTAGAAATCATCGGAACACTTCGTAACGAACTGGGAACTCTGGGTAACGGAAACACCAGTGAAGACTCCGTTATGGAGCAGTTAGCAGGAATAAAAACGTTAAGCGGTCTTGTTTCATGGCTTACTGAATTCTCAGGGGCTGAAACAATTGCTGCTTCTGAAAAAAACGGATCTGCAGCTGAATCAATAGCTTCAAAACCACAAGCTCAACCTACATTTTCTCTGGAAGACCTTCAAAATGCTATTTTGAATATCGTAAGTGAAAAAACAGGATATCCGAAAGAAATGTTAGGTCTTGACCTTGATCTGGAAGCAGATTTGAGTATCGACTCCATCAAACGTATGGAAATCATCGGTGATCTTAAAACCAAAATCGGCTTTGGTCAAAACCTTGAACAGGCGGATGATGTGATGGAAAAACTGGCTGCTATTAAAACACTTCGCGGTCTGGCAAGCTGGATCAGCGAAATGAATGGTGAATCGAACGAAACTACTCAAGATGTAAAAGAAACAAATGCCGTGGAACCAACCCAAAATGTACTTTCACGTCTCCGTTTTGATATTACACCTACTGATGCTTCCCTGGTACAAAATACAGAAGTATTGCAGGGAAAACGTTTTGCCATCACTCAGGATAACAGCAAGCATTCTTCAGCAATCAAAGAAGCTCTGGAAAAACACGGAGCCATCGTAGAATTGGCAGATGCAGAAAAAGATCTTTCAGATATTGACGGATTAATTATGCTGGACCTTTTCTCAGCAGCAGATAAACCAAGCATCATCGATCATGTAGATCTGATCAAAAAACTGGATTTTGATAAAGCAAAATGGGTCTATCTGATCTCAGATATTCCGGCTCATCTTCAGGAAATTACTGATGTAAGCGTATTGCGTCATCATCAGGGTTATCCGGGACTTTTCAAGAGCCTGGCAAGAGAATTTGACAATACAGCCTGCAGACTGATCAGTTTGAGCACTCCTCAGGAAGTAAATCAGATTGCTGAGATTACCTTAAAGGAAATTCTTACCAATGATAAACCTGCTGAAATCATTTATAAAAATGACCAGAGACACAAAGTAGACATCATCCCTTCCCCATTGTCAACAAGTTTAAGTGAAGCCCACATTCAGCTAGATCAGAAATCTGTGGTTTTGGTACTTGGAGGAGCACAGGGAATTACCGCCGAGTTGGTAAAACATATGTCTCAGGCTTATCCATGTACTTACATTCTGGTAGGAAGATCTGCAGACCCGAGAAATGAAATTTCTGCAAAAGATTTTGAAGGAATGAAAACCAAAGAGGAAATCAGAAGTTTTCTGATCAGATCCGGACAATTCACTTCTCCGGCAGAGATTGAAAAAGAAACGACGAAAATTTTCAAAAACAATCAGATTCTCCGCACCATCCGTGATATGGAAGAACTTGGAAATACCATCATTTACCAATCACTGGATCTTTGTGACGAAGAAGGTTTAAGCAATTTAATCAGCAGTATCTATGAAAAATATGAACGTCTGGATGGAGTCATCCACGGAGCAGGTCTTTTAGAAGATAAATTATTCAAACAAAAGACCACAAGCTCTTTCGGACGTGTATTTGATACCAAAGTAAAACCGCTTCGTGTACTGGCAGAACAGCTTCGTGAAGACTGCCAGTTCGTGGTATTGTTCTCAAGCATTGCTTCTGTATACGGTAACAAAGGCCAGACAGATTATGCTGCTGCCAACAGTGTACTGGATGATTATGCCAATGCCTTAAACAAAAGATTAAAAGGAAAAGTAATCTCCATCAACTGGGGACCATGGAAAGGTGCCGGAATGGTCTCTTCCACCCTTGAATCAGAATATGAACGCAGAGGAATTTCCATGATTCCATTGGATGAAGGAAAAGAAATCTTCTTAAATGAGATCAAATACGGAACTGAAAGCCAGGTGCTGATCATGTCAGGAAATAATTGGTAA
- a CDS encoding type I polyketide synthase — protein MKKTDVAVIGLSCVFPGAQDANTFWQNIVNKVDSTELAPADRIDPVHFSDTTSPVDRFYCQRGGFIPDYTFDPTAFGILPLAVEGTEPDHLLTLDLVQKALEDAGIFQKNTSLEKTGIIIGKGNYTGPGATRAIEIVRTGEQISSLLQELLPHVSSSDIEKVKHAFQERKGRFAADTAMGLIPNLVASLVANRFNLGGAAFTVDAACASALIAVDHAVQELQRGRSDIMIAGGVHTGQNAAFWSIFAQLGAMSRQQQIKPFSSDADGLLIGEGCGFVVLKRLEDAVRDQDKIYAVIKGVGVSSDGTGTSVMSPSVKGQLKALEQAWINADLDKNKVGYLEAHGTGTPLGDKTELQTLAQFFGKEEAAPAAGIGSVKSNIGHAMPAAGIAGLIKTCLALHHDTLPPTLYCENPTSEMQNTRFEPVQEAKNWSKTGLPKIAAVNAFGFGGINAHVVLEGYDMPKKDQVLILARPTHEELLSALQNNETAIGEGDFRVAIFAPTPARIEKAIKIVSKNIIWKNKQDIWYTSTPLLKDGGKVAFVFPGLDGLAKGEVETVSRYFGLTAPIETEGEGLLTDALNIFNNCSILDNSLKKLGIIPDMNAGHSLGEWLAGYSSELAEANSVKALIDVLNPETFELKDSKFIAIGAGIEAIKPFINEISNLYVSNDNCPNQVILCGSNAALDELVPLLKAKQIFHQVLPFQSGFHSPFIADKLDVILAGMEKAQFQQTKIPLWSATTLEPYPADQAAIRKLSAEHLVEPVRFRELTNKLYEEGARVFIQVGTGGLIGFIDDTLKGKAFSTIPSSVPTRSALAQLQRVVASLFVEGKTTALDFLEVQQQSKKPAGKGIKLELGSPIVRNFKEVKALAQAFETPKQYTTSASAMTAKSGHPLVQAFQDNVADMIRMQEEVLTLFQSRPEITIPRPAQAAPLAQYAAPQAPRNTTFTKDLYVTLESHPYLIDHSLLRQPKGWAHVADMEPVIPMTMIFEQLAEIAEAEIPGTQVHKIMNVSVFQWMNVAQPFKKTVKGEWRSPNHAYLDIENFANAEVILKSGSVPTPAFNLSIGNLLPIERTPEEIYDMHMFHGEKYQGITEVSAVGDKGIIGKIKGNGGKGSLLDNAGQLFGLWLQLTLVKDRIAFPVKIRDIEFFGNMHDQEGIFECTCMLTELNDEFAIADITLKRDGKVWCAITGWQNRRLEIDAALWNVSMSPLHNRLSEEIAPEVFFFHQAYTRVASWDFILKRYFNQTEKQHHQQLLPNKKKNWMVSRVAVKDAVRNLLRKEKNHACFPITFEIRSDEVGKPYLISDFTENIHISLAHKGRDAVGIARYGKSVGIDMELMEERSEGFYDLVFTDHELALLKGKDQAEWTTRFWVAKEAYGKFSGTGLKGNPKAFEVEEIKDDHLWINNIEIKTIKHKNYIIGWTL, from the coding sequence ATGAAAAAAACAGATGTTGCTGTAATTGGCCTATCCTGTGTCTTTCCCGGGGCACAGGATGCCAACACTTTCTGGCAGAATATTGTCAATAAAGTCGATTCTACCGAGTTGGCTCCGGCTGACCGTATAGATCCTGTTCATTTCAGTGATACCACCAGTCCCGTTGACCGTTTTTACTGTCAGCGTGGAGGATTTATCCCTGATTATACGTTTGATCCCACAGCATTCGGTATTTTGCCATTAGCCGTTGAAGGAACGGAACCCGACCATTTGCTTACCCTTGATCTGGTACAGAAAGCACTGGAAGATGCAGGCATATTCCAAAAGAATACTTCTCTTGAAAAAACAGGAATCATCATCGGGAAAGGAAACTATACCGGTCCGGGAGCTACCCGTGCTATCGAAATTGTAAGAACCGGAGAACAGATTTCCTCATTACTACAGGAATTGCTGCCTCACGTTTCTTCCTCCGATATTGAAAAAGTAAAACATGCTTTTCAGGAGCGTAAAGGTCGTTTTGCAGCAGATACGGCGATGGGATTAATTCCCAATCTTGTTGCTTCTCTTGTTGCCAACCGATTCAATCTGGGAGGTGCTGCATTTACAGTAGATGCTGCTTGTGCATCCGCTTTAATCGCTGTAGACCATGCGGTGCAGGAACTTCAGAGAGGTCGTTCCGATATCATGATTGCAGGAGGAGTCCACACAGGACAGAATGCTGCTTTCTGGAGTATTTTTGCCCAGCTGGGAGCCATGTCACGCCAGCAGCAGATTAAGCCTTTCAGCAGTGATGCTGATGGTCTATTGATTGGAGAAGGTTGTGGTTTCGTTGTTTTAAAACGACTGGAAGACGCTGTTCGTGATCAGGATAAAATCTACGCTGTCATTAAAGGTGTGGGAGTCAGCAGTGACGGTACCGGAACCAGTGTGATGAGCCCATCCGTAAAAGGGCAGCTGAAAGCGTTGGAACAGGCATGGATCAATGCTGATTTAGATAAAAATAAAGTCGGTTACCTTGAAGCTCATGGCACAGGAACACCGCTTGGCGATAAAACAGAGCTTCAGACCTTGGCTCAGTTCTTCGGAAAAGAAGAAGCTGCTCCGGCGGCAGGTATCGGATCTGTGAAGTCCAATATCGGGCATGCGATGCCGGCAGCCGGAATTGCAGGATTAATTAAAACTTGTCTTGCCTTACATCATGACACTTTACCGCCAACCTTATATTGTGAGAATCCAACTTCGGAGATGCAGAATACAAGGTTTGAACCGGTACAGGAAGCCAAAAACTGGTCAAAAACAGGACTTCCAAAAATAGCCGCTGTAAATGCCTTCGGATTTGGAGGAATCAATGCCCACGTTGTTCTGGAAGGTTATGATATGCCTAAAAAAGATCAGGTACTGATACTGGCAAGACCCACGCATGAAGAACTGCTTTCCGCATTACAAAATAATGAAACAGCTATTGGTGAAGGAGATTTCAGGGTTGCGATATTTGCTCCAACGCCTGCAAGAATAGAAAAGGCGATTAAAATTGTTTCCAAAAATATCATCTGGAAAAATAAACAGGACATTTGGTATACTTCTACCCCATTATTAAAGGATGGCGGTAAGGTAGCCTTTGTATTTCCAGGCTTAGACGGTCTGGCGAAAGGTGAGGTAGAAACAGTAAGCCGTTATTTTGGATTAACAGCGCCTATTGAAACAGAAGGTGAAGGTCTTTTAACCGATGCCTTAAACATTTTCAACAACTGCAGTATCCTTGATAATTCATTGAAAAAACTGGGAATCATTCCGGATATGAATGCCGGGCACAGTTTAGGAGAATGGCTGGCAGGATATTCGTCCGAGCTGGCAGAAGCCAATTCTGTAAAAGCCTTAATCGATGTATTGAATCCTGAAACTTTTGAATTAAAAGATTCAAAATTTATTGCCATAGGAGCCGGAATTGAAGCTATAAAACCTTTTATTAATGAAATTTCAAACCTGTATGTTTCCAATGACAACTGCCCTAATCAGGTGATTCTTTGCGGAAGCAATGCTGCTCTGGATGAATTGGTTCCATTGTTAAAAGCAAAGCAGATTTTCCACCAGGTTCTGCCTTTCCAGTCAGGATTCCACTCTCCTTTTATCGCAGATAAACTGGATGTAATCCTTGCCGGAATGGAAAAAGCACAGTTTCAGCAAACAAAAATTCCTTTGTGGTCAGCTACCACATTAGAACCTTATCCTGCAGATCAGGCAGCCATCAGAAAACTGAGTGCAGAGCATTTGGTAGAACCTGTCCGTTTCCGTGAACTGACCAATAAATTATACGAAGAAGGCGCAAGAGTCTTCATTCAGGTGGGTACCGGTGGGCTGATCGGATTTATTGATGATACCTTGAAAGGAAAAGCATTCAGCACCATTCCTTCCAGTGTTCCTACCCGTTCTGCATTGGCACAGCTACAACGTGTTGTCGCTTCGTTATTTGTAGAAGGGAAAACCACTGCTCTTGACTTCTTAGAAGTTCAGCAGCAATCAAAAAAACCAGCAGGAAAAGGTATTAAGCTTGAATTAGGTTCTCCTATTGTCCGTAATTTTAAAGAAGTAAAAGCCTTAGCTCAAGCCTTTGAAACACCAAAACAATACACCACTTCAGCTTCAGCCATGACTGCCAAAAGTGGTCATCCGCTGGTACAGGCATTTCAGGATAACGTTGCCGATATGATTCGTATGCAGGAAGAAGTACTGACTTTATTCCAAAGTCGTCCGGAGATTACAATTCCACGTCCTGCTCAGGCTGCTCCTTTAGCACAATATGCTGCTCCACAAGCACCAAGAAATACAACCTTCACAAAAGATTTGTACGTAACGCTGGAAAGTCATCCTTACCTGATCGATCACAGCTTATTGAGACAGCCAAAAGGATGGGCTCATGTAGCAGATATGGAACCGGTCATTCCAATGACGATGATCTTTGAACAGCTGGCAGAAATTGCAGAAGCGGAAATCCCGGGAACACAGGTTCATAAAATCATGAATGTAAGTGTATTCCAATGGATGAACGTAGCACAGCCTTTCAAAAAAACCGTAAAAGGAGAATGGCGTTCACCGAATCATGCTTATCTCGATATTGAAAACTTTGCCAACGCAGAAGTCATTTTAAAATCAGGTTCTGTTCCGACACCAGCATTCAATCTTTCCATCGGAAATCTTTTACCTATCGAAAGAACACCCGAAGAAATCTATGACATGCACATGTTCCATGGAGAAAAATACCAGGGAATTACAGAAGTTTCAGCCGTTGGAGACAAAGGAATTATCGGGAAGATAAAAGGTAATGGCGGTAAAGGCTCTTTGCTTGATAATGCAGGACAGTTATTCGGGCTTTGGCTGCAGCTTACTTTGGTGAAAGACCGCATTGCATTCCCTGTAAAAATCAGAGATATAGAGTTTTTCGGAAATATGCATGATCAGGAAGGTATTTTTGAATGCACCTGTATGCTGACCGAGCTTAATGATGAATTTGCCATCGCAGATATCACCCTGAAAAGGGACGGAAAAGTTTGGTGTGCCATTACGGGCTGGCAAAACAGAAGACTGGAAATTGACGCCGCTTTATGGAATGTTTCCATGTCGCCGCTGCACAACCGCCTTTCGGAAGAGATTGCTCCTGAAGTTTTTTTCTTCCACCAGGCCTATACCAGAGTCGCTTCATGGGACTTTATCCTGAAAAGATATTTCAACCAAACGGAAAAACAGCATCACCAGCAGCTGTTACCCAACAAAAAGAAAAACTGGATGGTAAGCCGTGTGGCCGTGAAAGATGCTGTAAGAAATCTTCTCCGTAAAGAAAAAAATCATGCCTGCTTCCCAATCACATTTGAAATCCGTTCCGATGAAGTAGGGAAACCTTACCTCATCAGTGATTTTACAGAAAATATCCATATTTCACTGGCTCACAAAGGAAGAGATGCTGTAGGAATCGCGAGATATGGAAAATCTGTAGGAATTGATATGGAACTGATGGAAGAACGCAGCGAAGGATTCTATGATCTGGTATTTACAGACCATGAATTAGCCTTATTAAAAGGAAAAGATCAGGCAGAATGGACCACCCGTTTCTGGGTAGCCAAGGAAGCCTACGGAAAGTTCTCAGGAACCGGACTGAAAGGAAATCCAAAAGCCTTCGAAGTCGAAGAAATAAAAGACGATCACCTGTGGATCAACAATATTGAAATCAAAACTATTAAACATAAAAATTATATTATCGGATGGACACTGTAA